Proteins found in one Osmerus mordax isolate fOsmMor3 chromosome 20, fOsmMor3.pri, whole genome shotgun sequence genomic segment:
- the dab2 gene encoding disabled homolog 2 isoform X2, translating into MSAEVENGVSVPAEAAAPPAPAGTPPPTGTPTSPATAATKTPFKKEKKKAPEKTDEYLLARFQGDGVRYKAKLIGIDDVPEARGDKMSQDSMMKLKGMAIAARSQGKHKQRIWVNISMSGIKIIDEKTGVIEHEHVVNKISFIARDVTDNRAFGYVCGAEGQHQFFAIKTGQQAEPLVIDLKDLFQVIFNTRKKEADATQKGEGNNAVVENGSGSLLGADGQTNAAKPVEQLDLFGDMSTPPDLHSPTSPANDLFGTDLFASPSQPETPCDPSGLFNSPPVNTNNSIAALGNLNLGQPTAPSPWGAPAPVPSMFSIPGGMPQVPHPGPQACFPQPSAFGALPIPPQAWGQPGQARFGAPPVTQPQAWGQPPPPVHMGAPGWGQPPMVNPFQPGPFPMMGGQQGPPRPPPRPPVKEAPPKVENSAFTALDPLGEREKKSGKDMFKDFQLAKPPAIPARKGEPPGSTPSTNGDGAFAQYFSSKVGLPQDVADYDDFDINQLSPANNEAPKPAPRQSAPMAPSAAPVPTSNLGLLDSAFSPAPASGNNNFDDAFGPPNLFGAPPLTMAAPVGQMSGASDPFADPFGNPFA; encoded by the exons atgtcTGCGGAAGTGGAAAACGGCGTGTCCGTCCCGGCGGAGGCCGCCGCCCCCCCTGCGCCCGCCGGCACCCCGCCCCCGACCGGCACCCCCACCTCGCCTGCCACGGCGGCCACCAAAACCCCCttcaagaaggagaagaagaaag CACCGGAGAAAACCGACGAATATCTGCTGGCCAGGTTTCAGGGTGACGGTGTGAGGTACAAGGCCAAGCTGATCGGCATCGATGACGTCCCGGAAGCCAGAGGGGACAAGATGAGCCAGGACTCCATGATGAAACTGAAG GGCATGGCAATAGCTGCTCGTTCCCAGGGCAAGCACAAGCAGAGGATCTGGGTCAACATTTCCATGTCGGGCATAAAGATCATCGATGAGAAAACAGga GTGATCGAACACGAGCACGTGGTGAATAAGATCTCCTTCATTGCCAGAGACGTCACCGACAACAGGGCGTTTGGATACGTTTGCGGTGCCGAAGGACAGCACCAGTTCTTTGCCATCAAGACCGGCCAACAG GCCGAGCCCCTGGTCATTGACCTGAAGGACCTCTTCCAGGTCATCTTCAACACCAGGAAGAAAGAGGCCGACGCCACACAGAAG GGTGAAGGCAATAATGCAGTAGTTGAG AACGGCAGTGGTTCCTTGCTCGGTGCTGACGGCCAGACGAACGCAGCCAAA CCGGTGGAGCAGCTGGACTTGTTTGGGGACATGTCCACCCCACCGGACCTCCACTCCCCCACA TCTCCTGCCAACGACCTGTTTGGGACGGACCTTTTTGCCTCTCCCAGTCAGCCTGAAACACCGTGTGACCCATCGGGTCTCTTCAACAGCCCCCCGGTCAACACCAACAACTCCATAGCAGCACTAG GCAATCTGAACCTGGGTCAACCTACAGCCCCATCACCTTGGGGGGCTCCTGCCCCTGTACCATCTATGTTCTCCATCCCAGGGGGGATGCCTCAAGTACCACACCCAGGTCCCCAGGCCTGCTTCCCCCAGCCATCAGCCTTTGGGGCCCTGCCTATACCACCTCAAGCCTGGGGCCAGCCTGGGCAAGCCCGTTTCGGAGCTCCACCTGTCACCCAGCCCCAAGCCTGGGGCCAGCCTCCACCTCCAGTCCACATGGGTGCGCCTGGTTGGGGCCAGCCCCCTATGGTCAACCCCTTCCAGCCCGGCCCTTTCCCCATGATGGGCGGGCAGCAGGGGCCCCCGAGGCCCCCGCCCCGGCCCCCTGTCAAGGAAGCGCCCCCCAAGGTGGAGAACAGTGCCTTCACAGCCCTGGAccccctgggagagagggaaaagaagagCGGGAAGGACATGTTCAAGGACTTCCAGCTGGCCAAGCCCCCTGCCATCCCCGCCCGGAAGGGGGAGCCCCCGGGATCTACGCCGAGCACCAATGGGGACGGAGCATTCGCCCAGTACTTTTCCAGCAAGGTGGGGCTGCCTCAGGACGTCGCGGATTACGACGACTTTGACATCAACCAACTGTCACCTGCCAACAACG AGGCTCCAAAACCTGCCCCACGGCAGTCTGCTCCCATGGCTCCCTCTGCTGCCCCTGTTCCAACCAGCAACCTGGGCCTCCTGGATTCGGccttctccccagccccagcctcagggaACAATAACTTTGATGATGCATTTGGGCCTCCCAACCTCTTTGGAGCACCCCCCCTGACTATG GCGGCTCCCGTGGGCCAAATGTCTGGCGCTTCAGATCCCTTTGCAGACCCCTTTGGAAACCCTTTTGCCTAA
- the dab2 gene encoding disabled homolog 2 isoform X1, whose translation MSAEVENGVSVPAEAAAPPAPAGTPPPTGTPTSPATAATKTPFKKEKKKAPEKTDEYLLARFQGDGVRYKAKLIGIDDVPEARGDKMSQDSMMKLKGMAIAARSQGKHKQRIWVNISMSGIKIIDEKTGVIEHEHVVNKISFIARDVTDNRAFGYVCGAEGQHQFFAIKTGQQAEPLVIDLKDLFQVIFNTRKKEADATQKGEGNNAVVENGSGSLLGADGQTNAAKPVEQLDLFGDMSTPPDLHSPTETNDILLLDLSAEFDSNQNCIKGNPFVSGPNPWAAPQTENPFSSTFGFFPTPDTDPFRDDPLSNPPTQSAPLDSLISPKPSNHSQETLSHLVNKQLAKGGLNGESDQLGQQLNCLSNKTMILALSNGQWPLGGMRPQEEKIAVEENGNFGLVLSTQNPFLGGAVKSTDPPNDASPPPPGSRGKDSVVISPPPQSNKTGRGRRSAKSPANDLFGTDLFASPSQPETPCDPSGLFNSPPVNTNNSIAALGNLNLGQPTAPSPWGAPAPVPSMFSIPGGMPQVPHPGPQACFPQPSAFGALPIPPQAWGQPGQARFGAPPVTQPQAWGQPPPPVHMGAPGWGQPPMVNPFQPGPFPMMGGQQGPPRPPPRPPVKEAPPKVENSAFTALDPLGEREKKSGKDMFKDFQLAKPPAIPARKGEPPGSTPSTNGDGAFAQYFSSKVGLPQDVADYDDFDINQLSPANNEAPKPAPRQSAPMAPSAAPVPTSNLGLLDSAFSPAPASGNNNFDDAFGPPNLFGAPPLTMAAPVGQMSGASDPFADPFGNPFA comes from the exons atgtcTGCGGAAGTGGAAAACGGCGTGTCCGTCCCGGCGGAGGCCGCCGCCCCCCCTGCGCCCGCCGGCACCCCGCCCCCGACCGGCACCCCCACCTCGCCTGCCACGGCGGCCACCAAAACCCCCttcaagaaggagaagaagaaag CACCGGAGAAAACCGACGAATATCTGCTGGCCAGGTTTCAGGGTGACGGTGTGAGGTACAAGGCCAAGCTGATCGGCATCGATGACGTCCCGGAAGCCAGAGGGGACAAGATGAGCCAGGACTCCATGATGAAACTGAAG GGCATGGCAATAGCTGCTCGTTCCCAGGGCAAGCACAAGCAGAGGATCTGGGTCAACATTTCCATGTCGGGCATAAAGATCATCGATGAGAAAACAGga GTGATCGAACACGAGCACGTGGTGAATAAGATCTCCTTCATTGCCAGAGACGTCACCGACAACAGGGCGTTTGGATACGTTTGCGGTGCCGAAGGACAGCACCAGTTCTTTGCCATCAAGACCGGCCAACAG GCCGAGCCCCTGGTCATTGACCTGAAGGACCTCTTCCAGGTCATCTTCAACACCAGGAAGAAAGAGGCCGACGCCACACAGAAG GGTGAAGGCAATAATGCAGTAGTTGAG AACGGCAGTGGTTCCTTGCTCGGTGCTGACGGCCAGACGAACGCAGCCAAA CCGGTGGAGCAGCTGGACTTGTTTGGGGACATGTCCACCCCACCGGACCTCCACTCCCCCACA GAGACTAATGACATTCTGTTGCTGGATTTGTCTGCTGAATTTGACAGCAATCAGAACTGTATCAAGGGGAATCCCTTTGTCAGTGGTCCTAACCCTTGGGCCGCCCCCCAGACAGAgaaccccttctcctccacgtTTGGCTTCTTTCCAACCCCAGACACTGACCCTTTCAGAGATGATCCCCtttccaacccccccacccaatCAGCACCACTCGATTCTCTGATCTCACCCAAACcctccaatcacagccaagaAACCCTCTCTCACCTCGTTAATAAGCAGCTGGCGAAGGGCGGTCTGAACGGAGAGTCTGACCAGCTCGGTCAGCAGTTGAATTGCCTGTCCAACAAGACCATGATCCTAGCGCTCAGTAACGGCCAGTGGCCACTAGGGGGCATGAGGCCACAGGAGGAGAAGATTGCTGTGGAGGAAAACGGCAATTTTGGACTGGTCCTCTCAACCCAAAACCCTTTCCTCGGGGGGGCTGTGAAAAGCACAGACCCGCCTAACGATGCGAGCCCGCCGCCCCCCGGGTCTCGCGGGAAGGATTCAGTTGTAATCAGCCCGCCTCCACAGAGCAATAAGACCGGACGAGGTCGAAGAAGCGCCAAG TCTCCTGCCAACGACCTGTTTGGGACGGACCTTTTTGCCTCTCCCAGTCAGCCTGAAACACCGTGTGACCCATCGGGTCTCTTCAACAGCCCCCCGGTCAACACCAACAACTCCATAGCAGCACTAG GCAATCTGAACCTGGGTCAACCTACAGCCCCATCACCTTGGGGGGCTCCTGCCCCTGTACCATCTATGTTCTCCATCCCAGGGGGGATGCCTCAAGTACCACACCCAGGTCCCCAGGCCTGCTTCCCCCAGCCATCAGCCTTTGGGGCCCTGCCTATACCACCTCAAGCCTGGGGCCAGCCTGGGCAAGCCCGTTTCGGAGCTCCACCTGTCACCCAGCCCCAAGCCTGGGGCCAGCCTCCACCTCCAGTCCACATGGGTGCGCCTGGTTGGGGCCAGCCCCCTATGGTCAACCCCTTCCAGCCCGGCCCTTTCCCCATGATGGGCGGGCAGCAGGGGCCCCCGAGGCCCCCGCCCCGGCCCCCTGTCAAGGAAGCGCCCCCCAAGGTGGAGAACAGTGCCTTCACAGCCCTGGAccccctgggagagagggaaaagaagagCGGGAAGGACATGTTCAAGGACTTCCAGCTGGCCAAGCCCCCTGCCATCCCCGCCCGGAAGGGGGAGCCCCCGGGATCTACGCCGAGCACCAATGGGGACGGAGCATTCGCCCAGTACTTTTCCAGCAAGGTGGGGCTGCCTCAGGACGTCGCGGATTACGACGACTTTGACATCAACCAACTGTCACCTGCCAACAACG AGGCTCCAAAACCTGCCCCACGGCAGTCTGCTCCCATGGCTCCCTCTGCTGCCCCTGTTCCAACCAGCAACCTGGGCCTCCTGGATTCGGccttctccccagccccagcctcagggaACAATAACTTTGATGATGCATTTGGGCCTCCCAACCTCTTTGGAGCACCCCCCCTGACTATG GCGGCTCCCGTGGGCCAAATGTCTGGCGCTTCAGATCCCTTTGCAGACCCCTTTGGAAACCCTTTTGCCTAA